In Halorhabdus tiamatea SARL4B, a genomic segment contains:
- a CDS encoding spore germination protein GerW family protein, whose amino-acid sequence MEREGRTVVPVASVAYGFGGGFGEGSSGDASGEDGNTSSGSGGGGGGGVVAKPIGALEITDEHTRFVRFDDRKRLFGAAVLGGAVGWLLGRVRE is encoded by the coding sequence ATCGAACGAGAGGGGCGGACTGTCGTCCCCGTGGCCAGCGTCGCCTACGGCTTCGGCGGTGGATTCGGCGAGGGATCGAGCGGCGACGCGAGCGGAGAAGACGGGAATACGTCGAGCGGTTCGGGCGGGGGCGGCGGGGGCGGCGTCGTCGCAAAACCAATCGGCGCATTAGAGATAACCGATGAACATACCCGTTTCGTCCGGTTCGACGATCGAAAGCGGCTATTCGGCGCGGCCGTCCTCGGCGGTGCAGTCGGGTGGCTACTCGGACGAGTGCGTGAGTGA
- a CDS encoding HNH endonuclease, translating to MDSEVTLCSPDCRHEWLSDAFSGDGHPNWRGGDTGNYGQGWNAVRREALERDEYECVHCGIGSESLGRNPDVHHIIPVRAFVKSNRHEKTDAHTIDNVVSLCPSCHRRAEFGNIEAATLRAEANIVNSD from the coding sequence ATGGACAGTGAAGTGACCCTCTGTAGTCCAGACTGTCGCCACGAATGGCTCTCCGATGCTTTCAGCGGTGATGGTCATCCAAACTGGCGAGGTGGTGACACCGGAAACTACGGTCAGGGATGGAACGCAGTCCGCCGCGAAGCGCTCGAACGCGACGAATACGAGTGCGTACACTGTGGAATTGGCTCCGAAAGTCTCGGTCGGAATCCCGATGTCCACCATATCATCCCGGTTCGAGCGTTTGTCAAATCAAATAGGCATGAGAAAACAGACGCCCACACCATCGACAATGTCGTTTCCCTGTGTCCGTCCTGCCATCGCCGGGCGGAGTTCGGAAATATCGAAGCGGCCACACTCCGGGCGGAAGCAAATATTGTGAATTCGGACTGA